A window from Planococcus maritimus encodes these proteins:
- the yfmH gene encoding EF-P 5-aminopentanol modification-associated protein YfmH produces MNKMEFTQLEETLYHEELPNGLTVYILPKRGFSKTYATFTTKYGSIDNHFVPMGETEAVQVPDGIAHFLEHKMFEKEEGDVFQEFSKNGASANAFTSFTRTAYLFSATGRIQENVTTLLDFVQSPYFTEQTVEKEKGIIAQEITMYDDQPDWRLYFGMIENLYQNHPVKIDIAGTVESIQHITAEHLYTCYQTFYHPSNMTLFIVGNVEPESMMQFVKDNQEAKTFDAPAPIERIFPDEPKQAAVQERTLEMAVQKPKVFVGIKPERLDLYGPEMLKHELSAQLAYELLFGRTSKFYHESYESGWIDESYSFDYSLESGFGYALIGTDTNHPETFAEEVKKTIHQAVEKWPFGQEDLDRVRRKKIGFFMRALNSPEYIANQFTQYAFNGMNLFDVVPVLEQIEVADLQEAFAAVSAESQQSVFTIKSPEKQQA; encoded by the coding sequence ATGAATAAAATGGAATTCACTCAACTTGAAGAAACACTGTATCACGAGGAGCTACCGAACGGCTTGACGGTTTACATCCTGCCGAAGCGAGGGTTCTCCAAAACATATGCAACCTTCACAACTAAATATGGCTCGATCGACAACCATTTCGTGCCAATGGGTGAAACAGAAGCGGTTCAAGTACCAGATGGCATCGCCCATTTTCTGGAGCATAAAATGTTCGAAAAAGAGGAAGGCGATGTCTTCCAAGAGTTCAGCAAAAACGGCGCTTCCGCGAACGCGTTCACATCATTTACGCGAACAGCGTATTTATTTTCAGCAACAGGGCGCATTCAGGAAAACGTCACGACCTTGCTGGATTTTGTTCAAAGCCCTTATTTCACTGAACAGACGGTAGAAAAGGAAAAAGGCATCATTGCACAAGAAATTACGATGTACGACGACCAGCCGGACTGGCGCTTGTATTTTGGCATGATTGAAAATCTCTACCAAAATCATCCGGTCAAAATCGATATCGCGGGTACGGTCGAATCCATCCAACACATCACTGCAGAGCATTTATACACGTGCTACCAAACGTTTTACCATCCGTCGAACATGACCTTGTTCATTGTTGGAAACGTTGAACCTGAAAGCATGATGCAATTTGTCAAAGACAACCAGGAAGCAAAAACATTCGATGCGCCCGCGCCGATTGAGCGCATTTTCCCAGACGAGCCGAAACAAGCAGCCGTGCAGGAACGAACACTTGAAATGGCAGTCCAAAAGCCGAAAGTGTTTGTCGGCATCAAACCCGAGCGACTCGATCTATACGGCCCTGAAATGCTCAAACACGAATTGTCCGCACAACTTGCATATGAATTATTATTTGGCAGAACCTCGAAGTTTTACCATGAATCATACGAAAGTGGCTGGATCGATGAATCGTATTCGTTCGATTATTCACTCGAAAGTGGGTTTGGCTACGCGCTCATCGGAACAGATACCAATCACCCTGAAACGTTTGCAGAAGAAGTCAAAAAAACAATTCACCAAGCGGTAGAGAAATGGCCATTCGGTCAAGAAGACTTGGACCGTGTGCGCCGCAAGAAAATCGGCTTTTTCATGCGCGCGTTGAATTCGCCTGAATACATCGCCAACCAGTTTACGCAATACGCGTTTAATGGCATGAATCTTTTTGATGTCGTACCGGTGCTTGAACAGATCGAAGTGGCTGATTTACAAGAGGCCTTCGCTGCGGTCAGTGCGGAAAGCCAACAATCTGTCTTTACGATTAAATCACCGGAAAAACAACAGGCATGA
- a CDS encoding YmfK family protein produces MKEWYFEYEIQVNRPGLLGDIASLLGMLRVNIVTINGVDQGRRGMLLRAEHDVQIERFEQILSTIETIAVTKFREPKLRDILAVRHGRYIQRDADDRKTFRFVRDELGLLVDFMAEIFKQEGHKLVGLRGMPRVGKTESIVAASVSANKKWIFLSSTMIKQTVRNQLMGDEHNDNNIFILDGIVTRRSADERHLQLVREMMRMPNIKVVEHPDKFVEHSEYSIDDFDYIIELRHHPEEKITYEVLEKNTFMDNKDQMDMFGDGFNF; encoded by the coding sequence ATGAAAGAATGGTATTTTGAATACGAGATTCAAGTAAACCGCCCGGGCTTACTCGGGGACATCGCATCGCTGCTTGGGATGCTGCGTGTCAATATTGTTACCATCAACGGCGTAGATCAGGGGAGGCGCGGAATGCTGCTGCGTGCAGAACATGACGTGCAGATCGAACGTTTCGAACAGATCCTATCGACGATCGAAACGATTGCGGTGACGAAATTCCGTGAACCGAAGTTGCGGGACATTCTCGCCGTACGGCATGGCAGGTATATTCAGCGAGATGCTGATGACCGTAAAACCTTCCGCTTCGTGCGGGATGAACTTGGCTTGCTCGTCGACTTCATGGCGGAGATTTTCAAACAGGAAGGCCATAAACTGGTCGGACTGCGGGGAATGCCGCGTGTTGGCAAGACTGAGTCGATTGTTGCTGCTAGCGTCAGTGCCAACAAAAAATGGATTTTCCTGTCATCAACCATGATCAAACAAACCGTCCGTAATCAATTGATGGGCGATGAACACAACGACAACAATATTTTCATCCTAGACGGCATCGTCACGAGGCGTTCAGCTGATGAGCGGCATCTTCAGCTTGTGCGGGAAATGATGCGCATGCCAAACATTAAAGTGGTCGAGCATCCGGATAAATTTGTTGAGCATTCCGAATACAGCATCGATGATTTCGATTACATTATTGAATTGCGCCATCATCCAGAAGAAAAAATCACGTATGAAGTATTGGAAAAAAACACGTTTATGGACAATAAAGACCAGATGGATATGTTCGGCGACGGGTTCAATTTTTAA
- the recA gene encoding recombinase RecA produces the protein MSDRKAALDMALKQIEKQFGKGSVMKLGESTGHNVSTVSSGSLSLDIALGIGGYPRGRVIEIYGPESSGKTTVSLHAIAEVQASGGTAAFIDAEHALDPVYAKALGVNLDELLLSQPDTGEQALEIAEALVRSGAVDIVVIDSVAALVPKAEIEGEMGDSHVGLQARLMSQALRKLSGAINKSNTIAVFINQIREKVGVMFGNPEVTPGGRALKFYSSVRLEVRRAEALKSGNDIIGNRTKIKVVKNKVAPPFRTAEVDIMYGQGISREGEIVDLGADLDIVQKSGSWYSYNNERVGQGRENAKQFMREHEGIRNEIAGKVREHYGMTAASYSVSVPKDDKKEAEDFNLLVDEEE, from the coding sequence TTGAGCGATCGTAAAGCAGCGTTGGATATGGCGCTAAAACAAATAGAAAAGCAATTCGGTAAAGGTTCTGTCATGAAATTGGGTGAAAGTACGGGCCATAATGTCTCAACTGTTTCAAGTGGGTCATTGTCACTCGACATCGCACTCGGTATAGGCGGATATCCGCGCGGACGGGTCATTGAGATTTACGGACCTGAAAGTTCGGGTAAAACGACCGTCTCACTTCATGCTATTGCTGAAGTACAAGCTTCTGGCGGAACGGCTGCATTTATCGATGCAGAGCATGCACTTGACCCAGTCTATGCAAAAGCACTGGGCGTTAACTTGGATGAACTATTGTTGTCTCAGCCAGATACAGGCGAACAGGCACTTGAAATCGCAGAAGCGCTTGTGCGCAGTGGTGCAGTAGACATCGTTGTTATTGACTCGGTAGCGGCACTTGTGCCAAAAGCTGAAATCGAAGGTGAAATGGGCGACTCTCACGTCGGTTTGCAAGCTCGTCTCATGTCACAGGCTCTCCGTAAACTTTCGGGCGCCATCAACAAATCAAACACCATTGCTGTATTTATCAACCAAATCCGAGAAAAAGTTGGCGTAATGTTCGGTAATCCAGAAGTAACACCGGGTGGACGCGCATTGAAATTCTATTCCTCTGTCCGTCTTGAAGTGCGTCGTGCAGAAGCATTAAAATCTGGCAATGACATCATCGGTAACCGCACGAAGATCAAAGTCGTCAAAAACAAAGTAGCTCCGCCGTTCCGCACAGCGGAAGTTGACATTATGTACGGGCAAGGGATCTCGCGTGAAGGCGAAATCGTCGACCTTGGTGCAGACCTCGACATCGTCCAAAAAAGCGGTTCATGGTATTCTTATAACAACGAACGCGTTGGGCAAGGCCGTGAAAACGCTAAACAATTCATGCGTGAGCATGAAGGTATACGTAATGAGATCGCTGGCAAAGTCCGTGAACATTACGGTATGACAGCAGCATCTTATTCCGTATCTGTACCTAAAGACGACAAGAAAGAAGCAGAAGATTTCAACTTGCTTGTCGACGAAGAGGAATAG
- the rny gene encoding ribonuclease Y, which produces MGITEFIFALLGIIVGVVVGYFALKKANDSKMAGAKHSAEQVVEDAKREAEALKKEALLEAKDENHKLRTEAESEIRERRSEMQKHENRLLQREENLDRKDDALNKREAGLERKDQALAEKQQHIEQMGSKAEDLVQQQQTEMERISSLTREEAKSIILEQVENELSTDIAVMVKESEARAKEESDKKAKNILSLAMQRFAADHVAETTVSVVNLPNDEMKGRIIGREGRNIRTLETLTGIDLIIDDTPEAVILSGFDPIRRETARLALEKLVSDGRIHPARIEEMVEKSRREVDEQIREIGEQTTFDVGVHNLHPDLIKILGRLRYRTSYGQNVLKHSVEVAFLSGLMAAELGEDVTLARRAGLLHDIGKAIDHEVEGSHVEIGVELGTKYKEHPVVINSIASHHGDTEATSVISVIVAAADALSAARPGARSETLENYIRRLEKLEEISESYEGVEKSFAIQAGREIRIMVRPEQIDDMTAHRLARDIRKRIEEELDYPGHIKVTVIRETRAVEYAK; this is translated from the coding sequence ATGGGTATTACTGAGTTCATCTTCGCTTTGCTTGGTATCATCGTCGGTGTAGTTGTTGGGTATTTTGCATTGAAAAAGGCAAACGATTCCAAAATGGCAGGAGCCAAACATTCCGCAGAGCAAGTGGTCGAAGATGCAAAACGGGAAGCAGAGGCGCTGAAAAAAGAAGCCTTGCTGGAAGCGAAAGACGAAAATCATAAATTGCGTACTGAAGCTGAATCTGAAATTCGCGAACGCCGATCGGAAATGCAAAAACATGAAAATCGGTTGTTGCAAAGAGAAGAAAATTTGGATCGCAAGGATGATGCATTAAACAAACGCGAGGCCGGCCTTGAACGTAAGGATCAGGCACTTGCCGAAAAACAACAGCATATTGAACAGATGGGAAGCAAAGCTGAGGATTTGGTTCAGCAGCAACAGACCGAAATGGAACGGATTTCTTCTTTGACACGCGAAGAAGCGAAGAGCATCATCCTCGAGCAAGTGGAGAATGAGCTGTCGACAGATATCGCAGTCATGGTCAAAGAATCAGAAGCCCGCGCCAAAGAAGAATCGGACAAAAAAGCGAAGAACATCTTGTCATTGGCAATGCAGCGTTTTGCTGCAGACCATGTAGCGGAAACGACCGTGTCAGTAGTCAATTTACCGAATGATGAGATGAAAGGCCGCATCATCGGGCGCGAAGGACGCAATATCCGCACGCTCGAAACCTTGACAGGCATCGATTTAATTATTGATGATACACCTGAAGCGGTCATTCTTTCCGGATTTGATCCGATCCGCCGTGAAACAGCGCGTCTAGCACTTGAGAAATTGGTGTCTGACGGGCGCATCCATCCAGCGAGAATCGAGGAAATGGTCGAGAAGTCCAGACGTGAAGTCGATGAGCAAATTCGTGAAATTGGGGAACAAACCACATTTGACGTAGGTGTACATAACTTGCATCCAGACTTGATCAAAATACTCGGCCGACTCCGCTACCGTACAAGTTACGGGCAGAACGTCCTGAAACACTCAGTTGAAGTGGCGTTCCTGTCAGGCCTTATGGCAGCAGAGCTTGGAGAAGATGTAACCCTGGCAAGACGTGCAGGGCTTCTCCACGATATTGGGAAAGCCATCGACCATGAAGTCGAAGGCAGCCACGTGGAGATCGGTGTTGAACTTGGAACGAAATACAAAGAACATCCGGTTGTCATCAACAGCATCGCCTCTCACCATGGGGATACGGAAGCGACTTCGGTCATTTCGGTCATCGTCGCAGCAGCAGATGCACTTTCCGCTGCCCGTCCAGGTGCCAGAAGCGAAACGCTCGAGAACTACATCCGCCGGCTTGAAAAGCTGGAAGAGATTTCAGAGTCTTACGAAGGCGTCGAGAAGTCGTTCGCCATTCAAGCAGGACGTGAGATCCGGATCATGGTTCGCCCGGAACAGATTGATGATATGACAGCTCATCGCCTCGCGCGCGATATCCGCAAGCGCATCGAAGAAGAGTTGGATTATCCAGGACATATCAAAGTGACGGTCATCCGCGAAACGCGAGCCGTTGAATACGCAAAATAA
- a CDS encoding helix-turn-helix domain-containing protein, with the protein MGQLGNKLKQARLDQGLSLEQLNERTKIQKHHLEEIETGNYSAIPGAFYVRAFIKRYAQAVGLDGEALLREHQGELPEEQPQASPAEHLTRRPDKKQRSNGSVSESMPKVLVALFIVFILLVIWYFYLLSTSGNNLQQEEEGGDVEYESPSEPQAEQQPEAAEEESPAAESEESTEPQEPEAQLELESVSGETTTYTFSGPSDRQLEFSADGASWLSVKDEGGSELLSLARVFEAGETEAVDLSNETEVFMRIGDYMMLTLELNGEIVPYEQERKPQNIIIRFDDAE; encoded by the coding sequence ATGGGACAATTGGGCAACAAGCTGAAGCAGGCAAGGCTTGACCAAGGCCTGAGTCTCGAACAGCTCAATGAGAGAACGAAAATCCAAAAGCATCATTTAGAAGAAATCGAAACAGGGAATTATTCAGCCATTCCAGGCGCTTTTTATGTGCGTGCTTTTATTAAACGTTATGCGCAAGCGGTCGGTTTGGATGGCGAAGCTTTGTTAAGGGAGCATCAAGGTGAATTGCCTGAAGAGCAACCGCAAGCATCTCCTGCTGAGCATTTAACACGCAGGCCCGACAAGAAACAACGCAGCAACGGCTCCGTCTCGGAATCAATGCCGAAAGTATTGGTAGCATTATTCATTGTCTTCATTCTATTGGTCATTTGGTATTTCTATTTGCTCAGTACGTCAGGGAACAATCTGCAGCAAGAGGAAGAAGGCGGGGATGTGGAGTACGAGTCGCCGTCTGAACCGCAAGCAGAGCAACAGCCAGAAGCAGCGGAAGAAGAATCGCCTGCTGCAGAATCCGAAGAATCAACAGAACCGCAAGAACCGGAAGCCCAGCTGGAGCTAGAGAGCGTTTCGGGTGAAACAACGACTTATACGTTTTCTGGCCCATCCGATCGACAACTCGAGTTTTCGGCGGATGGCGCTTCTTGGCTGAGCGTTAAAGATGAAGGCGGTTCTGAATTATTGAGCCTCGCCCGCGTCTTTGAAGCAGGAGAAACAGAAGCCGTGGATCTATCGAATGAAACGGAAGTCTTTATGCGCATCGGGGATTATATGATGCTCACACTTGAACTGAACGGCGAAATCGTGCCGTACGAACAAGAGCGAAAACCGCAAAACATCATCATTCGTTTTGATGATGCTGAATAG
- a CDS encoding RicAFT regulatory complex protein RicA family protein has translation MTYTKQQIVDKAREVADMIAETEEVDFFKRAEAQINENQQIREKIASLKSLQKQAVNFQHYGKERALDLIEKKIQKIEEEIDAVPIVQEFKQSQSDVNSLLQMVSTAIANQVTNNIITDTGGDLLRGETGSKVRNDGGGSCS, from the coding sequence ATGACTTATACAAAACAGCAAATCGTCGATAAAGCGCGAGAAGTAGCGGACATGATCGCTGAAACAGAAGAAGTCGATTTCTTCAAGCGCGCAGAAGCGCAAATCAATGAAAATCAGCAAATTCGCGAAAAAATTGCCAGCTTGAAAAGTCTTCAAAAACAAGCGGTCAACTTCCAGCATTACGGGAAAGAACGCGCACTTGACTTGATCGAGAAGAAAATCCAGAAAATCGAAGAAGAAATCGATGCTGTGCCGATTGTACAGGAATTCAAGCAATCACAAAGCGACGTCAATTCTCTCTTGCAGATGGTATCAACGGCGATTGCCAACCAAGTGACGAACAATATCATCACCGATACCGGTGGCGACTTATTGCGTGGCGAAACCGGATCCAAAGTAAGAAACGATGGCGGCGGAAGCTGCTCATAA
- the ymfI gene encoding elongation factor P 5-aminopentanone reductase: protein MKRFALILGASGGIGSAIARQMADDGWSLYLHYHKTELAAFADELSGRYTEQEFVIVQGDFMKDGGAQQVADQIFDCSCIVCASGHALYSLLEDTSPADFDALWRAHVKNPIDTVRFVSPYFRRHAKSYVIFIASIWGETGASMETAYSAAKGAQLAFTKAYAKEMAPSGTRVNAVSPGLIRTKMNNELTAEEWRELEEEIPLGAGSPEDIAHTVSFLTSGKADYITGQTIRVNGGWLI, encoded by the coding sequence ATGAAACGGTTTGCCTTAATCCTGGGTGCTTCAGGAGGCATCGGCAGTGCCATCGCAAGACAAATGGCAGACGATGGCTGGTCGCTTTACCTTCATTACCATAAAACGGAACTGGCAGCATTTGCAGACGAGCTCAGCGGTCGTTATACAGAGCAGGAATTCGTCATCGTCCAGGGCGATTTCATGAAAGATGGCGGGGCACAGCAAGTGGCAGATCAAATCTTTGACTGTTCGTGTATCGTTTGCGCCAGTGGCCATGCTCTCTACAGCTTATTGGAAGACACCAGTCCCGCTGATTTTGACGCTTTATGGCGCGCCCACGTGAAGAATCCGATTGATACGGTGCGCTTCGTGTCCCCTTATTTCAGGAGACATGCGAAATCTTACGTCATTTTCATCGCTTCGATCTGGGGCGAGACCGGCGCCTCGATGGAAACGGCTTATTCGGCCGCAAAGGGTGCGCAACTGGCATTCACGAAGGCATATGCCAAGGAAATGGCGCCATCAGGCACACGTGTCAATGCGGTATCGCCGGGATTGATCCGCACGAAAATGAACAACGAGTTAACGGCCGAAGAATGGCGGGAACTCGAAGAAGAGATACCGCTTGGGGCAGGATCTCCTGAAGATATTGCCCATACTGTCTCATTTTTAACCAGCGGCAAAGCGGATTATATCACCGGCCAGACGATCCGCGTCAATGGCGGCTGGCTCATCTGA
- the pgsA gene encoding CDP-diacylglycerol--glycerol-3-phosphate 3-phosphatidyltransferase, whose product MNIPNQITISRILLIPIFMAFMLIDFGWGEISLLGTTLPVAHLIGALIFIFASATDWVDGYYARKYNLVTTFGKFLDPLADKLLVSAALIILVELGFAPAWVVIVIISREFAVTGLRLVLAGEGEVVAAGNLGKIKTVTQLIAIISLLLYNMVFALVGIPFGEIMLYIALLFTVWSGWDYFYANRKGLMTSK is encoded by the coding sequence ATGAATATACCAAATCAAATTACCATTTCTCGCATCTTGCTCATCCCGATTTTCATGGCATTCATGCTCATCGATTTCGGCTGGGGAGAAATCTCGCTTCTCGGAACGACGTTGCCTGTCGCCCATCTAATCGGGGCATTGATCTTTATTTTTGCATCCGCCACGGATTGGGTTGATGGCTATTATGCACGAAAATACAATTTAGTGACCACCTTCGGCAAGTTTCTGGACCCGCTAGCGGATAAACTTCTTGTTTCTGCAGCTTTGATCATACTGGTCGAGCTCGGATTCGCGCCGGCATGGGTCGTTATTGTTATCATCAGCCGCGAATTCGCGGTTACCGGATTGCGCTTAGTGCTAGCGGGTGAAGGAGAAGTCGTGGCAGCCGGAAATTTAGGCAAAATCAAAACGGTGACACAATTGATCGCGATTATTTCGCTCTTGCTTTACAATATGGTTTTCGCGCTAGTTGGCATTCCATTCGGCGAGATTATGCTCTATATCGCGCTGCTATTTACAGTTTGGTCCGGCTGGGATTATTTCTATGCCAACCGAAAAGGACTTATGACATCCAAATAA
- a CDS encoding TIGR00282 family metallophosphoesterase → MKILFIGDIVGSMGREALESYLPRLKRKYAPDVVIANGENAAAGRGITKSIYQDLLFMGVDMVTMGNHTWDQKEIFDFIDDVDYLIRPANFSEEAPGRGMATVTKNGKTLSVINLHGRVFLPAHDDPFKMADELIAEAKQVSPLVFVDFHAEATSEKIAMGWHLDGRASAVVGTHTHVQTADARVLPGGTAYISDVGMTGPYDEILGMKRDSVLYRFKTNMPTRFEVPKSGRSVVSGFFTEIDDNTGKALSCERIYINEDYPFQA, encoded by the coding sequence ATGAAAATTTTATTTATCGGGGACATTGTTGGATCAATGGGAAGAGAGGCGCTGGAATCGTATTTGCCGAGGCTCAAGCGTAAATACGCACCGGATGTCGTCATAGCGAATGGCGAAAATGCAGCTGCAGGGCGAGGCATTACCAAATCCATCTACCAAGACTTGCTGTTCATGGGGGTCGACATGGTAACGATGGGCAACCACACATGGGACCAAAAAGAGATTTTTGACTTTATCGACGACGTGGATTATCTGATTCGCCCGGCGAATTTTTCCGAAGAAGCACCCGGCCGTGGCATGGCAACCGTGACGAAAAATGGCAAAACCTTATCGGTCATCAATTTGCATGGCCGTGTCTTCTTACCGGCACATGACGATCCATTTAAGATGGCAGATGAATTGATCGCAGAAGCCAAGCAAGTATCGCCGCTCGTCTTCGTCGACTTCCATGCTGAAGCGACAAGTGAGAAAATTGCGATGGGTTGGCATTTGGATGGCCGTGCATCTGCTGTTGTCGGGACGCACACCCACGTTCAGACGGCGGATGCGAGAGTGCTGCCAGGCGGGACAGCGTATATCTCAGATGTTGGAATGACAGGACCGTACGATGAAATATTAGGCATGAAGCGTGACTCTGTGTTGTATCGTTTCAAGACCAATATGCCGACGCGCTTTGAAGTGCCGAAATCAGGCCGTTCAGTCGTCAGCGGGTTTTTCACGGAAATCGATGACAATACAGGCAAAGCCCTAAGCTGTGAGAGAATTTACATCAACGAAGATTATCCTTTCCAAGCGTGA
- a CDS encoding competence/damage-inducible protein A — MNAEIIAVGSELLLGQITNTNARFISGHLAEIGINVYYHTVVGDNPERLKDSIAIAESRADVIIFSGGLGPTKDDLTKQTIANHLGTTLSMDDAAMTSIAAYFDRVGRPMTENNKKQALVLEGSDVLANDNGMAPGMMYQNGDHLYMLLPGPPHELEPMFQFEAKPKLVRMLNQENIILSHVLRFYGIGEAELEDRLQDILDQQTNPTIAPLASAGEVTLRITAKTDTTDEAWKLIGGAKEQILERVGDYLYGYDDDSLASKAIDLLKQQGKTISAAESLTAGLFQSELASVSGASAVLSGGVVTYNEQMKVQQLGIAPEFFDKHSVVSKETAVVMATAALEKFGTDIAVSLTGAAGPDAHGEEPVGTVWIGIASDQGAETYRLELSGLRNTNRIRAVKLALHYLIRTLTDEDARKI, encoded by the coding sequence ATGAACGCTGAAATTATCGCAGTTGGCTCAGAGCTTCTGCTCGGCCAAATCACCAATACGAATGCCCGGTTCATATCCGGGCACCTTGCTGAAATTGGCATCAATGTTTATTACCATACCGTGGTGGGCGACAACCCAGAACGGTTGAAAGATTCAATTGCCATCGCCGAGTCCCGGGCAGATGTAATCATTTTTTCTGGCGGACTTGGACCAACAAAAGATGATTTAACGAAACAGACCATCGCTAATCACCTCGGGACGACGCTTTCCATGGACGATGCAGCGATGACATCGATTGCGGCATATTTCGATCGTGTCGGCCGCCCGATGACTGAAAACAACAAAAAGCAAGCGCTCGTGCTTGAGGGCAGCGATGTGCTAGCCAATGACAACGGCATGGCGCCGGGAATGATGTACCAAAACGGCGATCATCTCTATATGCTGCTGCCGGGACCGCCGCATGAGCTAGAGCCGATGTTCCAATTCGAAGCAAAACCGAAATTGGTGCGCATGCTCAATCAAGAAAATATCATTCTTTCACACGTACTGCGCTTTTATGGTATCGGGGAAGCGGAACTTGAAGACCGCCTGCAAGACATTTTAGATCAGCAAACCAACCCGACGATTGCCCCACTGGCTTCAGCTGGGGAAGTAACGCTGCGCATTACGGCAAAGACCGATACCACAGATGAGGCATGGAAATTGATCGGGGGCGCAAAAGAACAAATCTTAGAGCGTGTTGGCGACTATCTATACGGCTATGACGATGATTCTCTCGCGTCGAAAGCGATCGACTTATTGAAACAGCAGGGTAAAACGATTTCAGCAGCAGAAAGTTTGACTGCCGGGCTGTTTCAGTCGGAGCTCGCTTCTGTCTCTGGGGCAAGCGCCGTACTTAGTGGCGGAGTTGTCACTTATAACGAACAAATGAAAGTCCAGCAGCTCGGCATAGCGCCTGAGTTTTTTGACAAACATTCTGTTGTGAGTAAAGAAACGGCTGTAGTAATGGCAACGGCTGCTTTGGAAAAATTCGGTACAGATATTGCCGTGAGCCTTACCGGTGCGGCTGGACCCGATGCCCATGGTGAAGAACCGGTCGGCACGGTATGGATCGGCATTGCAAGCGATCAAGGCGCCGAGACTTACCGGCTTGAACTATCGGGCCTAAGAAACACCAACCGTATTCGCGCTGTAAAACTGGCGCTGCATTACCTGATACGAACACTAACAGATGAAGATGCACGCAAAATTTAA